GCGTCCAAGAGCAACTGCACGTCTCACGTTCCCTGACTGCTGAGGTAGCTGTTCACCCGAGATTCGAGAATTTTCATATAGCCTAGGAAGTGATTCATCCACATAAACAATGCTTAAATCATCCATCCCATGTCCGACATCTCTAGGTTTTTCCTCCACCATCTGGAATATGACCTGATATATAGAATAAAGcataacaaaattttactATTCAAGAGGAGTAGTTATGAAAATTGAAACACAGCGATTAAGTTTTCACAAAGTGATATAAAAGCAGAAACTTAAGCTTATTTCATCAGATATATAACATTATCATTTTCGGTAAAGCAGTTGAAGTCTAAAAAGGTATAGCGAGTTTGAAAGTATTGAtgaaaaacacacaaaatccAGGTCTCTACAAAGTAGGCACTGAGGAACTAATTAAGTAAACCAGTGACCACAGTTATCCAGAACCATATGGATATAGGTCCTTTATCTCAAGATCAAACTCGGAACATGTACATTGCAATAGCATAAGTCAACGAACATAGTGTCATTATGGTATATGAAGTCTTACCTCATAAATATCATCCTTCAGACGAGTACAAGACAAATTGACAGCTCCTAAAGCCACAACATGCGGTTGGTGGTCCAtcataaactttaaaacacgATCCTGGTCACTCTTTTTACGTTGCTGGTCGTTAACATTTTGAGATCGCGATGTAAGGGATCCAGCATAAAGCACGTCAAGCACCTCACCTGATGAGTCCAGCATCACAAATGTATTTGGTGGCTTCCCAGGTCCCCAACAACATGCCATGACCCTCGGTGCAGCTTCCTCATCTAAATTAATgtccatttctttcttttggtatgGCCCTGCAGACACCTTGTTCCACAAAGCCTGTCCATACTCTGAAAGCAACCGACTCTTCGCTCTGCTAGTTAGCAAGGATCTTGCTTCTTTCTCCATTGATGGCAAAAGAAAAGCATGAAGTGCATCCTCCAATATCAACTTTCTTTGCTCATTCCAGAGTTGAGCATACTTACTAACACCAACACTTAGATAGTGTTCATTGCAGTCGCTAATTAGCCTATTCATGTAATTCTCAGGCAGCTTGAAGGTTACTTGAAGAagtttctcctcttctcccTTCTGAATGAGAAGCCATTGTGCACCCTCAAACTTGCTCAATGGCTTTTCACGCAACCACTTAATCCCAGAAAACTGATGGAACGAATCAATTACTGTATTTCCATCTGCTGTTGGACTTGTTGAGACCACTGCATTCTCCATATAAATGCCACGGACATACTTTTTGACTGATGGCTCGCAACTTATCTCAACTGCAGCCTAACAAGGAAAAATGGGATATCTCCGCATTAGTGATTAGGGAAGTCCTTCTGATATTAAACCCAGCTAAGCAATTcaaaaaatagtattattgCAGAGTATATACCATATGCCGTGCACCTTTCAGAACTGCCAGAGAATTTTCAAACATTGCGCACACAAAGTTTTTAGCCATCTCCTCTGGTGTTTCCTTTGCATCCTCAAGCTCATCAACCTGCAACTCATTTAGCGTCAGAACTGCCATTCCAGTACAACATgcaaatcaaacaatataaaagCATACCGACCAGTTTTTCTAGGGACAATGCAAGTCCCAGTTGCTCAGCACTATACCCAAATTTGTTTGCAACCTCCCAGAGCCCTGCTTTACTGCAGATGCTATATTGTGATTTCCTTTTCGGCCTCTTATACTGCCCTTCATCAACACCAATTTCACCGGGAGGAAAATGCAAGTTGAACTTGGAATCTACATCATCAActtctctttctgtttctgCAACTTTAAGAGACTTAATGACTGATTCAAAAAGATACTGATTTAGATTAAGTCTTGTTTCATCATAGACCCTCCTAGACTCTTCTTCGTAACGTTTTGTATAGTAACCATGCAACGCCATTTTCCTTTTTCGAAGAAGGAGCCACTTCTTATCCAAGTCATGAATCATCCAGAAGACCTGCATTGGAAAATAGTATAGAATCCACCAAATTTCCTCTGACAATAAATGTTAACCTGAGCACTTGTTGTTTATCCAAGATAATTGCTTACCTTATGCCACTTGGTCTCAGGTTTCTTGCCTTGATTGGCGCCATCAAAATCACCAGTGTCCAACAAGCTCCGGCATTGCTCCTTTCGGTACATAGCTATAAACGGTATCTAGAAGAGACAGAAAACATTAGCAAGCTAATCaatgaatcaaagaaaatcCAACGAGAGAATGAATCCAAAACCTCTAATTTCTGCACATGATGTAGCTCCAAAAATTTTGCGATGTCATCCTTATTAACCGAGAAACCCCGCCCATCAAAAGTTCCATCAGATTCTCTAAGTTGGGAAGCAAGTTGAGCATATATCCaattgctttcttcttcaatgctAATTTCATCTACAGGAGGGCTTCCGGTGCTTTCTTCAGATATCTGTCAAAGTTTACAAGATATCTTTACATCTATCCTTgaacaccaaagaaaacatAGACCACAAGTATACATAgagaaaactaaagaagatAATGCACCTGCATTCTCTCAGGAATATCAAGCTGGCGGATTTCATCATCATTCCCTGTCATATATTTCTCAGAAAGAACAGTTGGTTCAAACTCATCTTCGAGCCTTCTTTCCATCCTTTGATTAGATGCCAAACCCTTTTTGCGAATTGTTAATAATTCGTCAACATCACCAAATATTTCATTAGCATCTCGCATAGCAGTAATATCTGATCCCTGcctatatttctttttcttcgagTTGCCCCTGAAAAGTAAGTTGATTAGAATCAGAAAATGTACATGACATAAGTGATATGTTAGGGCacaaaaaagacagaaaaaaaatacctcTTAGGAGGACCAtgctcatcatcttcatctacAATAAAATCTGCCATTTCATCCTCGCTCCCAACTACATCTTCTTCCACAACTAAGTCTTCCTCATCACCTACATCATCAGGTGGATCTAGTAGACACAAAATGTACATAGTCAACTATGTGCCAACAGTCAACATAATAGTATCAGAAGGCACAGAGAACCTaccatcaacatcaacatcatcaaacaGCCTGTCTTTGATCTTATCCTCAGCACTTCTCCTAGTTCCACCTCTACTATCAAACTCATCATCGGATGATTCTCCCTGGCCATTTCCCTGTTCCCTTTGAGCTTTCTTCAACCGCTTATACTGCCTCTGTCATGGTTCAAGAAAAAAGTCAAATGTATTAGTACTGcacatatatttttagtgtatCTACAAAATCCTGATGTATTGttatatacacaaatatgACTAACCTTTTTGAATTTGACGTTGTTATCTTGTAGAAGCAAataatcatcttcatcaagacCTTCGTCCCTATTAAAATTATCATAAATGGAAGGTTAGTCAGAAAGAGAACAGACCTGCTATAGTTCGTCTAATGGTAACTTACATACTCATCACAAACAATGTATGAAAATCACAAATAAAGACTGCTGAGAATTAAGGGAACATTTCTTCAAAAGTATCATGCATGTCAACACTAACATTTAGTTTTTCATATGTTAGAAAAGGATAAAATCTAAGAGAATGAGTAAGGATATAAAatattcactttttctttcgtttcttcttctttttctgccTCTCCTCATCGCTATCTTTcctttcttcgtcttcttcctcttcttcctcttcgtcttcatcattCACTATGAACCCATCATTCTCATACTCATTCCCAACTACAAAACAGATATACGGATCCCACATCATGGAACAAAAATAGCCTGAATCTAAGTTAAAAAGcctagaaagaaaaagaaaaaaaaatactcaaacCCAAGGTGAGAGAAATGTGTGCAGCTCAAAACTTGCAGAAACCATGAAGTCTAAAAAGGAACAAATCAAGCAACCGTATGAAACAGAGAATATAGAAACAAGAAGTGGTAGAAGGAGAGACTTTGCAGCAGATAAGTAAACATCTAAGAAACAAGATgcattcactttttttttttttttggttgccAAATCCAGACACTGCATCTTCTAATGGAGCAAATGCAGCAGAATTTCTCCAAATGAATCGATTTTAAGACAAAGAACTGCATGCGCTTCAGTACTAAACCAAACCATACCACTAATTTCCTTCGATGCAATCAGACTCTACAGCTTCCAGATTTAGGGTGGTAAGCAAAAAGAAACGAAAGACGACACATTTCTCACTGGGAGAAGTCAAAATCAAGGAAAAAACTTATaccgtcatcatcatcttcttcatcatcgttttcATCATGCTCAGCTGGATCTCCATGAACTGGCTCTCCGTCGTCATCCTCAAGCTCATGATCCTCTAcgcaaaagagaaaaggattcaattttttcatacaaatcagaagaaataaacaaaaccctagtATTATTACGGCGTTTCacacagaaaaaaattagggtttgcgACGAAGCGATTAAGGTACCTTCATCGTCAGAGATTGCGTTCCTCGCCATGTTTATCTCAACAAATTAGAAGTACGATAACGCAGAAATTAGCCCTGcaaactgcaaaaaaaaacgaagagaTTGTGATTATGATTTCTGATTTTGCGAAGAGAAAGGGGGAAGAAGGTTCTCGCGATTACTAGGGTTCTTCGAAAAGAGAACCCAGAAGGAGCTAGAGAAGAGAAATGGGTTTGGTAAAGGAAGAAGCTTTACCAGTGTGAATTTTTCATAAGCGAAAGGCGACGAAGAACTGataaacgaagaagaagacggagacGATGAAATTACAAGTTTATACTGACAGATTTGCCTCAATTTTTTCTCTGCgttttagaaatattttttttttaataatgtttttaaaaattattatactttttgaagaaatgtaaagaaaaaaaagtcgagactaaaaacaaaacaaagtttattcAACTTATCTTATAATTAGAGTGGAGAATATTTAATTCGATAATTcgaaatataagaaaatagacatacattaataattaataaaaaaacgttACATCGgctaaaatgtttaaacaattatttaaatttatatgataaataaaattaaaataaatctaaatcggattcaaatttaaaagtttgtctatagattaatttaatttttagttaaacaatttaattttatcaaaaatataaaattttaaactgtgaaaaagttttaaatcttataattgatatatttaaaattaaataacaagttgataataatataaacatttggacatatataaaaataaatataacacTAGACAAATTATATTGTAGGACAAATTTTACACATGAGGCcctaaaaactttttatattaGGTGGCCTAAAACAAATGTTTCGGCTTTTTTATGAACGGGCCGGGCTTGGATTCGGCCATATTTTGAGTTCATGCCTTTTAATATGGCAAGAAAAAGGTTAGAAACTAGACTAATTGTAGATTGTAAGTTTGTAACCGTAATGAGATACTGCAAATGGGTAAAAATCGTATTATTCCATAAACCACAAATGGAGAAGTCAAAGTTTGGCAAATATCACAACAAAAAGGTTGATATATCACATGCATATTATGTAGCTACACCGACATATCAAAGTTCTcctatcaaattttaaaaaacataaatcacCAACCCTACTCACACCCACCAATGCAGCCCATCATTCTTCCCAAATCTATAAACACAACACAATAATACAACAGTGACAATTTTAGCTTTTAAAGAATAACGTTTTCATGTGACTGGATAAAAACGACGTCTACGTAGCACGAAActgctttgtttgttcttgtaACGATCCGTaccatatctttttttattaaaaagtcACATTTATTATGGGATCAATAATTTACTCTCCATGGATTATTTCATACTATAATGTACACGTACATTATCATAAAGCcaagataaaattaaaaacgcCTTTTACTACGTGTTAGtctatataatatagattAAGTCTGAAACCCAAATCACAAACTTCACTCAAAACCTAATTAacttagagagaaagagagagagagaagggtTGCAAAATGGGTTCTTCGTACCAAGAATCTCCACCGTTGCTTCTTGAAGATCTTAAGGTTACGATCAAAGAATCAACACTCATTTTCCCATCTGAAGAAACCAGCGAGAGAAAATCCATGTTCTTATCCAACGTCGACCAAATTCTCAACTTTGACGTTCAAACAGTTCATTTCTTCCGACCTAACAAGGAGTTTCCACCGGAGATGGTCTCGGAGAAGCTGAGAAAGGCGTTGGTGAAACTCATGGACGCTTATGAGTTCTTGGCCGGGAGACTCCGCGTGGATCCTAGCTCTGGACGGCTTGATGTTGACTGTAACGGTGCTGGAGCTGGCTTTGTGACGGCGGCGAGTGACTACACGTTGGAGGAACTTGGAGATTTGGTTTATCCAAATCCAGCTTTTGCTCAATTGGTTACAAGTCAGCTTCAGAGTTTGCCCAAAGATGATCAACCCTTGTTTGTCTTTCAGGTAACCAATAAATAAACCTTtgctttctaattttttttgttccaaaatGATCCTAAATCTAGTTAACaaataacaagttttttttttgttctctttgcgttttgtcttttaatcaggaagaaagaaaaaaaaaatcaaaagttttgagtGTATAAACACAAAGAAGCTTCCTTAGAATCAAAAAAATTTCGAACATGTTCACAATAAATTTTGTGAACTTTTAGCTATTTTGCAACCTCGAGGGAGGGATCTCAAGGATCTAAGTACCATCATGATATTTATAGAAATCTAGTTTATATAGGTCATTAGTCGAGGACCATGTGGgtaaaatagaataaaaacttgtttcttCTATAGAGTCCAAGTATTAATCGGAGTTTTGTGTGAGATCCTCCgtattcaaaatataaatgtttaagaAAGTTGCACCATGTATGTCAAAAGTATAACTCTACAAATCTTATGTTTTATAGTAGAAAAGTAAGTCTATGAATAAGTTAATTAGTgaagaaaattattagaaataaataataatagtataatttagttttttttaaaaattatttactaatTTAGTTAACTGAAGAAATATTCTATGAAATACAGAATTCGGGTCAAGCCTCGGCATTATGGAGTTTTATTTCTATTTGATTATAACACACCACAAACGAAAACGTTAATATATTTGGGATATTGACTCAAGTAAAACATTCTTATGAAATCTTTAAGTAAATCACCCACCCTACTCAGACTATAATTCATCATGTATTTCAAGTATAACGAAACATGTAATCACAAAGTAACatgtgacatatatatatatatatatatatatatatatattttcatatatttgacatatatatactcgGACACGTTCCAGTTTCGCCTGCAGATATAATATGCCAAATAAGTGTGAAAATCTTCCAATGCACAATATAATACTGACACACATATTTGCTTgtcaattttatttcttaattatataaatactaaacatACGTTTTCAATCTACATATAGCATTGTCAAATTATCAAACTATCGAAGCAAGTGAAAAATGTTCATTACCAAATGtcgttagctcaattggtaaatACTCTAGGCAAATTTTAGAGGTCGCCGGTTCGAGTGACGCTTGagacgaaactaatattacatgctgCGGTTTTTGGTTTGGGGGATTACGGACTTCGGTCCAGTACCTTCtagcattaaaaaaaaaagaaaaaaaaaatgttcattatttcaaaacaaaaaattaatctagtttattttttttattgacatCAAAATTTGACTACAGTTAGTTGttataaattaaacattattatatatgattgtaACATAAATCTACTTGTTACGCGTAAAATTAAAACGCTGGTTTTCTTTGTTGCTCATTTATTGAATCCTACCAAACATATAGCAATCTAAATTAATGTGACATAACTGTCTGTTATATACTGCCAAATCATGTAAtcattttgtaaagaaaattatataaaccaTATACATATTACTTGATAGTTAATGAACGTATAAAGTAGGATTTCATAATGCAACGTCTAATAGCTAGAACATAAGTGATTCAAAATAAGTTTTCTCAAGTTTGGCGCATGTAGTTGAGTTTCATGGAGATGTAtgtactttaaatttttaaattttggcaGATAACATCATTCAAGTGCGGTGGATTTGCAATGGGAATCTCAACAAACCATACCACGTTCGATGGACTTAGTTTCAAAACATTCCTCGAAAACTTAGCTTCTCTACTTCACGAGAAGCCCTTATCAACACCTCCATGCAACGACCGTACTCTTCTCAAAGCTCGTGATCCACCAAGTGTTGCATTCCCACACCACGAGCTTGTCAAGTTCCAAGACTGTGAGACAACAACAGTCTTCGAAGCTACTTCAGAGCACTTAGACTTCAAGATCTTCAAGCTATCCTCTGAACAAATCAAGAAGCTCAAGGAGAGAGCCTCAGAGACTAGTAACGGTAATGTTCGCGTGACGGGTTTCAACGTTGTAACCGCTTTGGTCTGGAGGTGCAAGGCACTCTCTGTAGCAgcagaggaaggagaagaaaccaaTCTTGAAAGAGAATCAACGATTCTTTATGCTGTGGACATTAGAGGGAGGCTGAATCCTGAGCTTCCACCGTCTTACACTGGAAACGCGGTTTTAACGGCATACGCAAAGGAGAAATGCAAGGCATTGCTTGAAGAGCCGTTTGGGAGGATTGTAGAAATGGTAGGAGAAGGGTCAAAGAGGATAACGGATGAGTATGCGCGGTCTGCTATAGATTGGGGAGAGTTATACAAAGGGTTTCCCCATGGGgaagttttggtttcttcttggtGGAAACTCGGATTCGCAGAGGTTGAGTATCCTTGGGGAAAGCCTAAGTATAGCTGTCCCGTTGTCTATCATCGAAAAGACATTGTTTTGCTGTTTCCGGACATCGATGGAGATAGTAAAGGTGTTTATGTCTTGGCTGCTTTGCCTTCTAAGGAGATGTCCAAGTTTCAGCACTGGTTTGAAGACACTCTGTGCTGATTTCGTGATGGCTTCACTTTGCATTGCTATTGCTTTATTTTACTTCTTTGACGATTATAAACACATTATggtattttatatttgtatacGGTTGAAAAGTGAACGTTATAAAACATCTATTTTCTGCTACTTTCTCTAAGTATAAACAAGCACAAAAGATTTAAAGGTGATTTGATATGGAAGTACGTAAAGGAAATTTATAGAGACTTTTGAGTACtgaataaaaacatttcttcttAACCATTTATCATTCCCTCACCTAAAACGCTTTTACCGATCTTATATAAACATCATACATTTGTATCCACAAGAAACCGAAAAAAGgatgtaaccaaaaaaaaaagatggaaatTATGAGTCTTAATTAAACTCGCGCGTTTTCCAATCTCTCTGCCTCTATGgactccaaattttgttaaagataATAAGTAGCAATATATATTAAGAGAAATGTTATTTGTTTGGAGATCTTAACATGTAATCTAGCTTATTAGTAAATaatctcattctcattaaTTTGGTAAAAGTTACAATTGGGGGTTTATATACAATTGACCAGGCCTAAACCAGAGCCTCTTAACCAGCTAAACCAACCTATACAGACTCCAGTTAAAACTATACAAAACCAGAATATTTACAATGAACtctatatacataatatagCTTTGTAGACAGATTGATTTCGAAGTCGTGAGAAAACTtgcgaagaagaaaagatggagGAGGCTGAGACcgcgaggaagaagaagtgaaaacGATTTAAACGGTGTCGTATTATAAAATAAGGGTTTATGATTACTCCCAAGTTTTAAAGCCTTTTTAACAGAACAAAACATCTCGCTATTTCATGTTGCTTCTTAATACTTAAACCATTTTATCATTTCCCTCATCTCAAACATTTTTACCGATATTGAGCATTATACATATCcacaagaagcaaacaaaaaggatTTAGCCAAGTTGAGGGATGgatgtaaccaaaaaaataaagatggaaaCTGTGAGTAGACTTAAGCATTTTCGTTTTCCAATCTCTCTGCTGCGTCTTCAACTGCAGGTTGTGGTTTTGTGGATGGAGGTAAACAACGTTTTGAGAAGAATGTAGATATCGTTTTCGGTAATCTCTTACCGCCTTTATCTGGTGACGGTGATAATCCAAGCTTTGTCAATACTTCTTTCTTTACCTGCTCGTTAGAACAAAGGATCGCGGGAATGGTGATAAGCAACTATGTCTCAAggcaaaaaactcaaaatagaAGATCGAAGTATTAACTAACCTGCCAACGACTATCCTCGAAATCTGATATTTCACGCACTTTTTGTCTAAGCTTGGTCTTTGGAACATCAGGGAACTTCTGCTGTAATGTTTCAACTACCCTATTGATACCTTGAGAGCATGATTGAATAGTTGATACCTGGACGCCAAATTCTTGTTAGGGCTAAGTAGCAATACATAAACAATGTTATTTGTTTGGAGAGATCCACTTACAACTGTAAGCAAATCTGAGTCTGGTAtgatttttgcttttgaattAGATGGAGGAGTGCTCTGGCTACAAGAAAACTTGCTGGCTTCTTGATCTTCATCTTGAATGTCGTTGATCGATATCTCAATGAGAGAAGACCAAGGGAATTGTCGCACCATGAGAGCTCGCAGACATATTTGTTCTACTTTTTGTGTCCCTTCTAGATCTTTAGCAGCTAAGAGAGAGACCTTCTCATGAGTTAGGTTACATATGATCAGTGGCTGCGTTTTCTTCAGAGCATGGTCAGTTAAATTTTGcagatgtttttgttgttggagtAATGCGCAAAACTCTGGACTTTCTTGATCTTGCTTAGATGATGTCGTATTTGCATCCTGTTCAGACGGATCAATGTCCATTCTGTCCACTTGGACCCcctgaaacaaacaacacacTTTGTTAAGAAACTTTACATTCGTTATAGCGTAGCTGCCTTTAGTTAACTATCCCCTTCACAAAATTGGCACATGCTCAAAGAAAATGAGTGATCAATTATAAGAATGAATGAGGAATTCAAGTTGTAACTTGATCAATAGTTTGGATACTACAAAGAAATGCAAATTTGACTTCAGCAGATTCCTAGATTGCAACCTAGATTTATAAGAATCTATGACGAGTTCATTAAAAATTGCTTTTGTTACCTCATCTTCTGAGAGATATCCATCAGGCACCATAAAGTCATCTTCactatcatcttcatcatcagccTTTGAACATCCTTCTTCCAAACTTTCGTCTTCATCTTTCTCACAATCTGAAAGGCTTTCACCAGCTTCTTCCTGTAAAGAAGTATCTTTATTACCCAGTGATCTTTTGTCAAGTTTAAAAAGCATGTACTGAATTCAATAAACCTACCTCTTCCCATTCTTCATCACTATCAACTTCATAATCCAATTCTGGATCCTTTTGCAGAGGACGACGTGGCTTTACAACTTGACTGCAAATGTTAAACAACAGATCCCTCAGTACCATTGTAAGCAAACTTAGAGAGTGAACACTACTTAATTGAACAGCTAGATGCATATCAGAATAACAAATGGTATTGTCGTATCAGAATCACAGAGAACGTTCTGTACATTACAAGTTCACTACAATGATTGTTCAATCCAAATTGAAAT
This sequence is a window from Arabidopsis thaliana chromosome 1 sequence. Protein-coding genes within it:
- the GTB1 gene encoding global transcription factor group B1 (global transcription factor group B1 (GTB1); FUNCTIONS IN: transcription elongation regulator activity, hydrolase activity, acting on ester bonds, RNA binding; INVOLVED IN: chromatin assembly or disassembly, transcription initiation; LOCATED IN: cellular_component unknown; EXPRESSED IN: 24 plant structures; EXPRESSED DURING: 13 growth stages; CONTAINS InterPro DOMAIN/s: Resolvase, RNase H-like fold (InterPro:IPR006641), Nucleic acid-binding, OB-fold (InterPro:IPR012340), Nucleic acid-binding, OB-fold-like (InterPro:IPR016027), Ribosomal protein S1, RNA-binding domain (InterPro:IPR003029), Transcription elongation factor Spt6 (InterPro:IPR017072); BEST Arabidopsis thaliana protein match is: Transcription elongation factor Spt6 (TAIR:AT1G63210.1).), with translation MKRIMSLRMTTESQFMEIQLSMMKTMMKKMMMTKMQCLDLATKKKKKKKKKKRKKKDEGLDEDDYLLLQDNNVKFKKRQYKRLKKAQREQGNGQGESSDDEFDSRGGTRRSAEDKIKDRLFDDVDVDDPPDDVGDEEDLVVEEDVVGSEDEMADFIVDEDDEHGPPKRGNSKKKKYRQGSDITAMRDANEIFGDVDELLTIRKKGLASNQRMERRLEDEFEPTVLSEKYMTGNDDEIRQLDIPERMQISEESTGSPPVDEISIEEESNWIYAQLASQLRESDGTFDGRGFSVNKDDIAKFLELHHVQKLEIPFIAMYRKEQCRSLLDTGDFDGANQGKKPETKWHKVFWMIHDLDKKWLLLRKRKMALHGYYTKRYEEESRRVYDETRLNLNQYLFESVIKSLKVAETEREVDDVDSKFNLHFPPGEIGVDEGQYKRPKRKSQYSICSKAGLWEVANKFGYSAEQLGLALSLEKLVDELEDAKETPEEMAKNFVCAMFENSLAVLKGARHMAAVEISCEPSVKKYVRGIYMENAVVSTSPTADGNTVIDSFHQFSGIKWLREKPLSKFEGAQWLLIQKGEEEKLLQVTFKLPENYMNRLISDCNEHYLSVGVSKYAQLWNEQRKLILEDALHAFLLPSMEKEARSLLTSRAKSRLLSEYGQALWNKVSAGPYQKKEMDINLDEEAAPRVMACCWGPGKPPNTFVMLDSSGEVLDVLYAGSLTSRSQNVNDQQRKKSDQDRVLKFMMDHQPHVVALGAVNLSCTRLKDDIYEVIFQMVEEKPRDVGHGMDDLSIVYVDESLPRLYENSRISGEQLPQQSGNVRRAVALGRYLQNPLAMVATLCGPGREILSWKLHPLENFLQLDEKYGMVEQVMVDITNQVGIDINLAASHDWFFSPLQFISGLGPRKAASLQRSLVRAGSIFVRKDLIMHGLGKKVFVNAAGFLRIRRSGLAASSSQFIDLLDDTRIHPESYSLAQELAKDIYDEDVRGDSNDDEDAIEMAIEHVRDRPASLRKVVLDEYLASKKRENKKETYSNIIRELSCGFQDWRIPFKEPSPDEEFYMISGETEDTIAEGRIVQASVRRLQNGRAICVLDSGLTGMLMKEDFSDDGRDIVDLADQLKEGDILTCKIKSIQKQRYQVFLICKESEMRNNRHQHNQNVDAYYHEDRNSLQLVKEKARKEKELVRKHFKSRMIVHPRFQNITADQATEYLSDKDFGESIVRPSSRGLNFLTLTLKIYDGVYAHKEIAEGGKENKDITSLQCIGKTLTIGEDTFEDLDEVMDRYVDPLVSHLKTMLNYRKFRKGTKSEVDDLLRIEKGENPSRIVYCFGISHEHPGTFILSYIRSTNPHHEYIGLYPKGFKFRKRMFEDIDRLVAYFQRHIDDPLQESAPSIRSIAAKVPMRSPADHGSSGGSGWGSSQSEGGWKGNSDRSGSGRGGEYRNGGWGNSGGGRLGE